Proteins co-encoded in one Aquincola tertiaricarbonis genomic window:
- a CDS encoding ShlB/FhaC/HecB family hemolysin secretion/activation protein: MNFAHPQWLISRVAAGVLSVVTGLAHAQTTERPMPVVPTPAELAPRPARPATDAADLPAQPTPPRELAKPQDDIAIDVTGYALPPNAPAALREALPALTAAYVGPRRSYEDLVNAATEVTRYLQRELGYYLGYAYLPEQSPERGVIQIALLEGRLDKVELVWRDDLPVRREVVEAYLARLQPGDILRVRDVERVVFLLNDLRGITARFDVKTGSVPGTATLVVTPTPEARWTGKLDLDLNGSRFLGRERVGALLSGNSLLGRGDALTLNALRSFNGGLTFLLAGYTLPVGSDGLKLGASVSAVHYQLDEDEFPLDVNGNAFNLTTYALYPLVRSRNLNTFVVGSYEHKRYTDRRDVTRSEDKKRVDSLTLGTTGDFRDSLLSGGVNTYEANLSLGRVDYPDGVPAGLDDDAHYRKLTLAFTRLQNIVDQRLLLYIALRAQQAFSNLDTTEQFRLGGPDGVRGFAPGEGTGDSGQLMTLELRLLPPESWLGQLSRELVFGAFYDAGRVKYRHDASARPAGFDNAATYTAAGLAVSWVRPGGYALRASLAKPLSGTPKADSRVRDPRLYLQFSKLF, encoded by the coding sequence GTGAATTTCGCACATCCGCAGTGGCTGATTTCACGGGTGGCCGCGGGGGTGCTGAGCGTGGTGACGGGCCTTGCGCACGCCCAGACCACCGAGCGGCCGATGCCCGTGGTGCCCACGCCTGCGGAGCTGGCGCCGCGCCCTGCGCGCCCGGCCACCGACGCGGCCGACCTGCCCGCGCAACCCACGCCCCCGCGAGAGCTGGCCAAACCGCAGGACGACATCGCGATCGACGTCACCGGCTACGCGCTGCCCCCGAACGCGCCCGCCGCGCTGCGCGAGGCGCTGCCGGCGCTGACGGCGGCGTATGTTGGCCCCCGGCGCAGCTACGAAGACCTGGTCAATGCGGCCACCGAGGTCACCCGCTACCTGCAGCGCGAGCTGGGCTACTACCTGGGCTATGCCTACCTGCCTGAGCAGTCCCCTGAACGGGGGGTCATCCAGATCGCGCTGCTGGAAGGCCGGCTCGACAAGGTGGAGCTGGTGTGGCGCGACGACCTGCCCGTGCGGCGCGAGGTGGTGGAGGCTTACCTGGCGCGCCTGCAGCCCGGCGACATCCTGCGGGTGCGCGACGTCGAGCGGGTGGTGTTCCTGCTCAACGACCTGCGCGGCATCACTGCGCGCTTCGATGTGAAGACCGGCTCGGTGCCCGGCACCGCCACGCTGGTGGTCACGCCCACGCCTGAAGCGCGCTGGACCGGCAAGCTGGACCTGGACCTCAACGGTTCGCGCTTCCTGGGCCGTGAGCGGGTGGGCGCGCTGCTGTCGGGCAACAGCCTGCTGGGCCGCGGCGATGCCCTCACGCTCAATGCGCTGCGCTCGTTCAACGGCGGCCTCACCTTCCTGCTGGCCGGCTACACGCTGCCGGTGGGCAGCGACGGGCTGAAGCTGGGCGCCTCCGTGTCGGCGGTGCACTACCAACTGGACGAAGACGAGTTCCCGCTGGACGTCAACGGCAACGCGTTCAACCTCACCACCTATGCGCTGTACCCGCTGGTGCGCTCGCGCAACCTCAACACCTTCGTGGTGGGTTCGTACGAGCACAAGCGCTACACCGACCGCCGCGACGTGACGCGCAGCGAGGACAAGAAGCGCGTCGACAGCCTGACGCTGGGCACCACCGGCGACTTCCGCGACAGCCTGCTGTCCGGCGGCGTCAACACCTACGAGGCCAACCTGTCGCTGGGCCGCGTGGACTACCCCGACGGCGTGCCGGCCGGGCTGGACGACGACGCCCACTACCGCAAGCTCACGCTGGCCTTCACCCGGCTGCAGAACATCGTCGACCAGCGGTTGCTGCTGTACATCGCGCTGCGGGCGCAGCAGGCCTTCTCCAACCTGGACACCACCGAGCAGTTCCGCCTGGGTGGACCTGATGGCGTGCGAGGCTTCGCGCCCGGCGAAGGCACCGGCGACAGCGGCCAGCTGATGACGCTGGAGCTGCGGCTGCTGCCGCCCGAAAGCTGGCTGGGCCAGCTCTCGCGCGAGCTGGTGTTCGGCGCCTTCTACGACGCCGGCCGCGTGAAGTACCGGCACGACGCCTCGGCGCGGCCGGCCGGCTTCGACAACGCCGCTACCTACACCGCGGCCGGCCTGGCGGTGTCGTGGGTGCGGCCGGGCGGCTATGCGCTGCGCGCCAGCCTGGCCAAGCCGCTGTCCGGCACGCCCAAGGCCGACAGCCGCGTGCGCGACCCGCGCCTGTACCTGCAATTCAGCAAGCTGTTCTGA
- the tssA gene encoding type VI secretion system protein TssA produces MSNAFSGTSTIDAWLAPLPDEDAPCGPDLEYDNDFLALTQAAAGKPETQFEAAVPPDWRDVRSQCEALMERTRDLRIAVTWMRACIHLDGFVAVPEGLRLLHGLLDTYWDTLHPLPDPDDGDPYARMNALAVLRESDGGVGDVRRALLVRQRGVGEVRVRAVEVALGLATAKEGEPSFTREQLTQILGAAVAQDPALSTQPADAMAQLKALISLANDKAGIESAPDLKPLQSLLNMLVGVMPAASAAEADAEDEATEGADDGAGETDDAGSAAPRGRRAAQRGLSGTVESREDAIKAIDMVCEYLERTEPTSPAPMLLRRARRLINHNFLQLMKELAPDALAEVARVMGVDPDTVQLDDESA; encoded by the coding sequence GTGAGCAACGCTTTCTCAGGCACCTCCACCATCGACGCATGGCTTGCGCCACTGCCCGACGAGGATGCCCCTTGCGGCCCCGATCTCGAGTACGACAACGACTTTCTGGCCCTGACCCAGGCCGCTGCCGGCAAGCCGGAAACGCAGTTCGAAGCAGCAGTACCCCCCGACTGGCGCGACGTGCGCAGCCAGTGCGAAGCGCTGATGGAACGCACCCGCGACCTGCGCATCGCCGTGACCTGGATGCGCGCCTGCATCCACCTCGATGGCTTCGTGGCCGTGCCCGAAGGCCTGCGCCTGCTGCACGGCCTGCTGGACACCTACTGGGACACGCTGCATCCGCTGCCCGACCCCGACGACGGCGACCCCTACGCACGGATGAACGCGCTGGCCGTGCTGCGCGAATCCGACGGTGGCGTGGGCGATGTACGCCGGGCGCTGCTGGTGCGCCAGCGCGGCGTGGGCGAGGTGCGGGTGCGCGCGGTGGAGGTGGCCCTGGGTCTGGCCACCGCCAAGGAAGGCGAGCCCAGCTTCACCCGTGAGCAGCTGACCCAGATTCTGGGCGCCGCGGTGGCCCAGGACCCGGCGCTGAGCACCCAGCCGGCCGATGCGATGGCGCAGCTGAAGGCGCTGATCTCGCTGGCCAACGACAAGGCCGGCATCGAGTCGGCGCCCGATCTCAAGCCGCTGCAGTCGCTGCTGAACATGCTGGTGGGCGTGATGCCCGCGGCCAGCGCGGCCGAAGCAGACGCCGAGGACGAAGCGACGGAGGGGGCGGACGACGGTGCCGGTGAGACCGATGACGCCGGCAGCGCCGCCCCGCGTGGCCGCCGTGCCGCGCAGCGCGGCCTGTCGGGCACGGTCGAATCCCGCGAGGACGCGATCAAGGCCATCGACATGGTGTGCGAGTACCTCGAGCGCACCGAGCCCACCAGCCCCGCCCCCATGCTGCTGCGCCGGGCGCGGCGGCTGATCAACCACAACTTCCTTCAACTGATGAAGGAACTGGCGCCCGACGCACTGGCCGAGGTGGCCCGTGTGATGGGCGTCGATCCCGACACCGTGCAACTGGACGACGAGTCCGCTTAG
- the tssB gene encoding type VI secretion system contractile sheath small subunit translates to MGSSQKFIARNRAPRVQIEYDVEVYGAEKKVQLPFVMGVLSDLSGKPADPLAPVADRKFLEIDVDNFDARMKSMKPRVAFQVPNTLTGEGNINVDLSFDSMDDFSPAAVARKVDSLNKLLTAREQLQNLVTYMDGKGGAEELIAKLLADPALLGSLAASAKPADEGSAT, encoded by the coding sequence ATGGGTAGCAGCCAGAAATTCATCGCCCGCAACCGGGCACCGCGGGTCCAGATCGAGTACGACGTGGAGGTCTACGGCGCCGAGAAGAAGGTGCAGCTGCCCTTCGTCATGGGCGTGCTGTCCGACCTCTCGGGCAAGCCGGCCGACCCGCTGGCACCGGTGGCCGACCGCAAGTTCCTCGAGATCGACGTCGACAACTTCGACGCGCGCATGAAGTCGATGAAGCCGCGCGTGGCCTTCCAGGTGCCCAACACGCTGACCGGCGAAGGCAACATCAACGTCGACCTGTCGTTCGACAGCATGGACGACTTCTCGCCCGCGGCCGTGGCCCGCAAGGTGGACTCGCTCAACAAGCTGCTGACCGCCCGCGAGCAGCTGCAGAACCTGGTGACCTACATGGACGGCAAGGGCGGCGCCGAAGAGCTGATCGCCAAGCTGCTGGCCGACCCGGCGCTGCTGGGCTCGCTGGCCGCCTCGGCCAAGCCCGCCGACGAAGGCAGCGCCACCTGA
- the tssC gene encoding type VI secretion system contractile sheath large subunit yields MAEAQTSSSALAAVSLEGNDLASLLQKEFKPKSDEAKSAVEQAVQTLAQQALSQTQLIGKDTIKTIEDMIAAIDKKLSEQINLILHHADFQKLEGAWRGLHYLVNNTETDEMLKIRVMNISKQDLGKTLKRYKGTAWDQSPLFKKLYEEEFGQFGGEPFGCLVGDYHFDQSAPDVELLGEMAKVAAAAHAPFIAGASPSVMQMDSWQELANPRDLTKIFTTPEYAAWRSLRESDDSRYIGLAMPRFLSRLPYGARTNPVEAFNFEEDTGAADHSKYTWANAAYAMAANINRSFKEYGWCSRIRGIESGGAVEGLPTHTFPTDDGGVDMKCPTEISISDRREAELAKNGFMPLVHRKNSDFAAFIGAQSLQKPAEYDDPDATANANLAARLPYLFATCRFAHYLKCIVRDKIGSFKERDDVQRWLQDWILNYVDGDPAHSSEQTKARKPLAAAEVVVEEVEGNPGYYTSKFFLRPHYQLEGLTVSLRLVSKLPSAKGA; encoded by the coding sequence ATGGCAGAAGCCCAAACCAGCTCTTCCGCACTGGCCGCGGTCAGCCTCGAAGGCAACGACCTCGCCTCGCTGCTGCAGAAAGAGTTCAAGCCCAAGAGCGACGAGGCCAAGAGCGCGGTGGAACAGGCCGTGCAGACGCTGGCCCAGCAGGCCTTGTCGCAGACGCAGCTGATCGGCAAGGACACGATCAAGACGATCGAGGACATGATTGCCGCGATCGACAAGAAGCTGTCGGAGCAGATCAACCTGATCCTGCACCACGCCGATTTCCAGAAGCTCGAAGGTGCCTGGCGAGGCCTGCATTACCTCGTCAACAACACCGAGACGGACGAGATGCTGAAGATCCGCGTGATGAACATCAGCAAGCAGGATCTCGGCAAGACCCTCAAGCGCTACAAGGGCACGGCCTGGGACCAGAGCCCGCTGTTCAAGAAGCTGTACGAGGAAGAGTTCGGCCAGTTCGGTGGCGAGCCCTTCGGCTGCCTGGTGGGCGACTACCACTTCGACCAGAGCGCGCCCGACGTGGAGCTGCTGGGCGAGATGGCCAAGGTGGCCGCGGCCGCCCACGCGCCCTTCATCGCCGGTGCCTCGCCCAGCGTGATGCAGATGGATTCGTGGCAGGAGCTGGCCAACCCGCGCGACCTGACCAAGATCTTCACCACGCCCGAGTACGCCGCCTGGCGCTCGCTGCGTGAGTCGGACGATTCGCGCTACATCGGCCTGGCGATGCCGCGCTTCCTGTCGCGGCTGCCGTACGGCGCCCGCACCAACCCGGTGGAAGCCTTCAACTTCGAGGAAGACACCGGCGCGGCCGACCACAGCAAGTACACGTGGGCCAATGCCGCCTATGCGATGGCGGCCAACATCAACCGCTCCTTCAAGGAATACGGCTGGTGCTCGCGCATCCGGGGCATCGAGTCCGGCGGCGCTGTGGAAGGCCTGCCCACCCACACCTTCCCGACCGACGACGGCGGCGTGGACATGAAGTGCCCGACCGAGATCTCGATCAGCGACCGCCGAGAGGCCGAGCTGGCCAAGAACGGCTTCATGCCGCTGGTGCACCGCAAGAACAGCGACTTCGCCGCCTTCATCGGCGCGCAGTCGCTGCAAAAGCCGGCCGAATACGACGATCCGGACGCCACCGCCAATGCCAACCTGGCGGCGCGGCTGCCCTACCTGTTCGCCACCTGTCGTTTTGCCCACTACCTGAAGTGCATCGTGCGCGACAAGATCGGCTCCTTCAAGGAGCGCGACGACGTGCAGCGCTGGCTGCAGGACTGGATCCTGAACTACGTGGACGGCGATCCGGCGCACTCGTCGGAGCAGACCAAGGCCCGCAAGCCGCTGGCCGCCGCCGAGGTGGTGGTCGAGGAAGTGGAAGGCAACCCCGGCTACTACACCTCGAAGTTCTTCCTGCGGCCGCACTACCAGCTCGAAGGGCTGACGGTGTCGCTGCGCCTGGTGTCCAAGCTGCCTTCGGCCAAGGGCGCCTGA
- a CDS encoding Hcp family type VI secretion system effector, with protein MAVDMFIQIGDIKGESTDKTNAEMIDVLAWSWGMSNSGTTHMGGGGGSGKANVQDLSFTKYIDSSSNALLKSVCEGTHHPKAKLIVRKAGGKPLDYVVLELEEVLVTSVSTGGSGGEDRLTENVSLNFAKFTYKYQPQDEKGAKKGGTKDYAYDIAGNAEA; from the coding sequence ATGGCTGTAGACATGTTCATCCAGATCGGCGACATCAAGGGCGAGTCGACCGACAAGACCAACGCCGAGATGATCGACGTGCTCGCCTGGAGCTGGGGCATGAGCAATTCGGGCACCACCCACATGGGCGGCGGCGGCGGCAGCGGCAAGGCCAACGTGCAGGACCTGTCCTTCACCAAGTACATCGACTCCTCGTCCAACGCGCTGCTCAAGTCGGTGTGCGAAGGCACCCACCACCCCAAGGCCAAGCTGATCGTGCGCAAGGCCGGCGGCAAGCCGCTCGACTACGTGGTGCTGGAGCTGGAAGAAGTGCTGGTCACCTCGGTGTCCACCGGCGGCAGCGGCGGTGAAGACCGCCTGACCGAGAACGTGTCGCTGAACTTCGCCAAGTTCACCTACAAGTACCAGCCGCAGGACGAAAAGGGCGCCAAGAAGGGCGGCACCAAGGACTACGCCTACGACATCGCCGGCAACGCCGAAGCCTGA
- a CDS encoding Hcp family type VI secretion system effector, with protein MHLRIEGKSTGVIRGESNAANHLGEIEVSEWSWGMSAASGLGGAGTASRAALSELRITKRVDSASTALMGVMRSNEQIKKAVLSVRKSGGTPIDYLVITIERGRLTALDIGTEAPDSPMLVERLAIAFEKIDVSYSGQDERGAKKASSSFTAEVTG; from the coding sequence ATGCACCTTCGCATCGAAGGCAAGAGCACCGGCGTGATCCGGGGCGAATCCAACGCGGCGAACCACCTCGGCGAGATCGAGGTCAGCGAGTGGTCCTGGGGCATGAGTGCCGCTTCGGGCCTGGGCGGCGCGGGCACCGCCTCGCGGGCCGCCTTGTCCGAGTTGCGCATCACCAAGCGTGTGGACAGCGCGTCCACCGCGCTGATGGGCGTGATGCGCAGCAATGAACAGATCAAGAAGGCCGTGCTGTCGGTCCGCAAGAGCGGTGGCACGCCCATCGACTACCTGGTGATCACCATCGAACGCGGCCGCCTGACGGCGCTGGACATCGGCACCGAGGCACCCGACAGCCCGATGCTGGTGGAACGCTTGGCCATCGCCTTCGAGAAGATCGACGTGAGCTACAGCGGCCAGGACGAACGCGGCGCCAAGAAGGCGTCGTCGTCGTTCACGGCAGAGGTCACCGGATGA
- a CDS encoding type VI secretion system accessory protein TagJ has protein sequence MNPTPEQALREGDPQRALKLLQDQVRAKPADAKLRIFLFQLLCVLGQWERARNQLDVVGELDASALPMVQTYRETLQCEALRAAVFQGRKVPLLFGEPEAWVALLIEALIRDGRGEHDDAHQLRIQALDDAPDCAGSADGQAFNWLADADMRLGPVVEAVVNGRYYWVPMTRLAEVKIEPPTDLRDRVWTPAQLLFSNGGETVAFIPTRYAGTDLSDGLLALARRTDWLEPRPGLVIGAGQRMWATDSGDLALMDTRAISFHA, from the coding sequence ATGAACCCCACCCCCGAACAAGCCTTGCGCGAAGGCGATCCGCAGCGCGCCCTCAAGCTGCTGCAGGACCAGGTGCGCGCCAAGCCCGCCGACGCCAAGCTGCGCATCTTCCTGTTCCAGCTGCTGTGCGTGCTGGGCCAGTGGGAGCGGGCCCGCAACCAGCTGGACGTGGTGGGCGAGCTGGACGCCAGCGCCCTGCCCATGGTGCAGACCTACCGCGAGACGCTGCAGTGCGAAGCCCTGCGCGCCGCGGTGTTCCAGGGCCGCAAGGTGCCGCTGCTGTTCGGCGAGCCCGAGGCCTGGGTGGCGCTGCTGATCGAGGCCCTGATCCGCGACGGCCGCGGCGAGCATGACGATGCGCACCAACTGCGCATCCAGGCGCTGGACGACGCGCCCGACTGCGCCGGCAGCGCCGACGGTCAGGCCTTCAACTGGCTGGCCGATGCCGACATGCGGCTGGGCCCGGTGGTCGAGGCGGTCGTCAACGGCCGCTACTACTGGGTGCCGATGACGCGCCTGGCCGAAGTCAAGATCGAGCCGCCCACCGACCTGCGCGACCGGGTGTGGACGCCGGCCCAGCTGCTGTTCAGCAATGGCGGCGAGACGGTGGCCTTCATCCCCACCCGCTATGCGGGCACCGACCTCTCTGACGGCCTGCTGGCGCTGGCCCGCCGCACCGACTGGCTGGAGCCGCGGCCGGGCCTGGTCATCGGCGCCGGCCAGCGCATGTGGGCCACCGACAGCGGCGACCTGGCGCTGATGGACACCCGCGCCATCAGCTTCCACGCCTGA
- the tssE gene encoding type VI secretion system baseplate subunit TssE translates to MALNKAADRLQPALLDRLRDDDPDTRSDPPEQRVLSRQQLRQAVLRDLSWLFNSARLSDSQPLDAWPQVRRSVIDYGLPALSGLCASSIDAVSLEAQVRQAIIDHEPRILAPTLKVEAVVDGEQLDHHNQISFRISGQLWAQPVPLELLLHTDIDLETGRVDIKELAR, encoded by the coding sequence ATGGCCCTGAACAAAGCCGCCGACCGCCTGCAGCCCGCGCTGCTGGACCGCCTGCGCGACGACGACCCCGACACGCGCAGCGACCCGCCCGAGCAGCGGGTGCTGTCGCGCCAGCAGCTGCGCCAGGCCGTGCTGCGCGACCTGAGCTGGCTGTTCAACAGCGCGCGGCTGAGTGACTCGCAGCCGCTGGATGCCTGGCCGCAGGTGCGGCGATCGGTCATCGACTACGGACTGCCCGCGCTGTCGGGCCTGTGCGCCTCGTCCATTGACGCGGTGTCGCTGGAGGCACAGGTGCGCCAGGCCATCATCGACCATGAGCCGCGCATCCTGGCGCCCACGCTGAAGGTGGAGGCCGTGGTCGACGGCGAACAGCTGGACCACCACAACCAGATCAGCTTTCGCATCAGCGGCCAGCTGTGGGCGCAGCCGGTGCCGCTGGAGCTGCTGCTGCACACCGACATCGACCTGGAGACGGGCCGCGTCGACATCAAGGAACTGGCGCGCTGA
- the tssF gene encoding type VI secretion system baseplate subunit TssF — translation MDPRLLRYYNQELAHLREMGAEFAQQFPKIAGRLRMDGVEVADPYVEQLLEGFAFLTARVQLKLDAEFPRFTQRLLEIVYPNFLAPTPAMLIAQLQPDLADAGLATGTTLPRFSMLGSASARTGQTACRFRTAQDLTMWPLEITEASYFTHATQLPLAAVPEWRGHGGGLRIKLRTTAGLDFSQLRLQDLRLHCAGIDDIAYRLHELVCGHVIGGFVLPSGPGAQRDRWQRIEAEDVRRVGFEPEEALLPPALPGFDGYRLLQEYFAFPQRFLFFELAGLGESLRAVGGQEVELVLLFSRGDPTLQQSVDASALALNCVPAVNLFEQRCDRIHVSPQTSDFHVVVDRTKPMDYEIHDVLEVTGYGVGSQSERRFMPLYAAFHAEDHEHDAYFAQQREPRLLSSTQKRDGPRSSYVGSEVFISVVDAREAPYSGSLQQLGVKALCSNRDLPLLLPAGAELTLETTAPVKGVRVVKGPSRPLSALREGNVAWRFINQLSLNHLSLLDTDPEQGAAALREMLRLYVHEADAAQHKQVEGLRSVRTEPVVRRLPMPGPIAFGRGVRIELEVDELAFQGSSAFLLGCVMERFLARHVSMNGFTETHVRSATRGAILVGRPTTGTRPVL, via the coding sequence ATGGACCCGCGACTGCTGCGCTACTACAACCAGGAACTGGCGCACCTGCGCGAGATGGGCGCCGAGTTCGCCCAGCAGTTTCCGAAGATCGCCGGCCGGCTGCGCATGGACGGCGTGGAGGTGGCCGACCCCTACGTGGAGCAGCTGCTGGAGGGCTTCGCCTTCCTCACCGCCCGCGTGCAGCTGAAGCTGGACGCCGAGTTCCCGCGCTTCACCCAGCGGCTGCTGGAGATCGTCTACCCCAATTTCCTCGCGCCCACGCCGGCCATGTTGATCGCCCAGCTGCAGCCCGACCTGGCCGATGCCGGCCTGGCCACCGGCACCACGCTGCCGCGCTTCAGCATGCTGGGCAGCGCCAGCGCACGCACCGGGCAGACGGCCTGCCGCTTCCGCACCGCGCAGGACCTGACGATGTGGCCGCTGGAGATCACCGAGGCCAGCTACTTCACCCATGCCACCCAGTTGCCGCTGGCCGCGGTGCCCGAATGGCGCGGCCACGGCGGCGGGCTGCGCATCAAGTTGCGCACCACCGCCGGCCTTGACTTCAGCCAGCTGCGGCTGCAGGACCTGCGGCTGCACTGCGCCGGCATCGACGACATCGCCTACCGGCTGCATGAGCTGGTGTGCGGCCACGTGATCGGCGGCTTCGTGCTGCCTTCGGGCCCTGGTGCCCAACGCGACCGCTGGCAGCGCATCGAGGCCGAGGACGTGCGGCGCGTGGGCTTCGAGCCCGAAGAGGCGCTGCTGCCGCCCGCCCTGCCCGGCTTCGACGGCTACCGGCTGCTGCAGGAGTACTTCGCATTTCCGCAGCGCTTCCTCTTCTTCGAGCTGGCTGGCCTGGGCGAGTCGCTGCGCGCCGTCGGCGGGCAGGAGGTGGAGCTGGTGCTGCTGTTCTCGCGCGGCGACCCCACGCTGCAGCAGTCGGTGGATGCCAGCGCGCTGGCGCTCAACTGCGTGCCGGCCGTCAACCTGTTCGAGCAGCGCTGCGACCGCATCCACGTCTCGCCGCAGACCAGCGACTTCCACGTGGTGGTGGACCGCACCAAGCCGATGGACTATGAGATCCATGACGTGCTGGAAGTCACCGGCTATGGCGTGGGTTCGCAGAGCGAGCGGCGTTTCATGCCGCTGTACGCCGCCTTCCATGCCGAGGACCATGAGCACGACGCCTACTTCGCGCAGCAGCGTGAGCCGCGGCTGCTGAGCAGCACGCAAAAGCGCGACGGGCCGCGTTCGTCGTACGTGGGCAGCGAGGTGTTCATCAGCGTGGTGGACGCGCGCGAGGCGCCCTACAGCGGCAGCCTGCAGCAGCTGGGCGTGAAGGCGCTGTGCAGCAACCGCGACCTGCCGCTGCTGCTGCCGGCCGGCGCCGAGCTGACGCTGGAAACCACCGCGCCGGTCAAGGGCGTGCGGGTGGTCAAGGGCCCCTCGCGCCCGCTGTCGGCGCTGCGTGAAGGCAACGTGGCCTGGCGCTTCATCAACCAGCTGTCGCTCAACCACCTGTCGCTGCTGGACACCGACCCCGAGCAAGGCGCCGCCGCGCTGCGCGAAATGCTGCGCCTGTATGTGCACGAGGCCGATGCCGCCCAGCACAAGCAGGTGGAAGGCCTGCGCTCGGTGCGCACCGAGCCGGTGGTGCGCCGGCTGCCCATGCCCGGGCCCATTGCCTTCGGCCGCGGCGTGCGCATCGAGCTGGAAGTGGACGAGCTGGCCTTCCAGGGCAGCAGCGCCTTTCTGCTGGGCTGCGTGATGGAGCGCTTCCTGGCGCGGCATGTGTCGATGAACGGCTTCACCGAAACCCATGTGCGCTCGGCCACCCGCGGCGCCATCCTGGTGGGCCGGCCCACCACGGGCACGAGGCCGGTGCTATGA
- the tssG gene encoding type VI secretion system baseplate subunit TssG, which produces MSQAQSLLQALAAEPWRYDFFHALRLVEAAHPRQPRLGTARRPQDEPVRLGQSPDLSFAPATLHAVRPATGQRPPRIDVRFLGLFGPNGPLPLHLTEYARERELHHGDETFARFADLFHHRLLLLFYRAWAQAQPAVGLDRPDDDRFAAFVGSLIGIGSPALRQRDAVHDHVKLHFAGVFTRQSRSAEGLAALLGGLLRRPVQVAQFAGAWMALQPAERSRIGRQRAGRPNPSARLGGGAVLGATVWDRQHHFTVHIGPLDHAGFAALLPGGHVLPAVVALVRQYVGDEFGWTLCLALQAEQIRPACLGRHGRLGWDSWLRQSDRSGQALLRLAPIEALRALRRRQHTENHRNAPAAAPVPPAAPIPHSLER; this is translated from the coding sequence ATGAGCCAGGCGCAAAGCCTGCTGCAAGCGCTGGCCGCCGAGCCCTGGCGCTACGACTTTTTTCATGCGCTGCGGCTGGTGGAAGCCGCGCACCCGCGCCAGCCGCGGCTGGGCACCGCCCGCCGCCCGCAGGACGAGCCGGTGCGCCTGGGCCAGTCGCCCGACCTCAGCTTTGCGCCGGCCACGCTGCATGCGGTGCGCCCGGCCACCGGCCAGCGGCCGCCGCGCATCGACGTGCGCTTCCTCGGCCTCTTCGGGCCCAACGGCCCGCTGCCGCTGCACCTGACCGAATACGCCCGCGAGCGCGAGCTGCACCACGGCGACGAGACCTTCGCCCGCTTTGCCGACCTGTTCCACCACCGGCTGCTGCTGCTGTTCTACCGGGCCTGGGCGCAGGCCCAGCCCGCGGTGGGCCTGGACCGGCCCGACGACGACCGCTTCGCCGCCTTCGTGGGCAGCCTCATCGGCATCGGCAGCCCGGCGCTGCGCCAGCGCGATGCGGTGCACGACCATGTGAAGCTGCACTTTGCCGGCGTGTTCACCCGCCAGTCGCGCAGCGCCGAAGGCCTGGCCGCGCTGCTGGGCGGCCTGCTGCGCCGGCCGGTGCAGGTGGCGCAGTTCGCCGGCGCCTGGATGGCGCTGCAGCCGGCTGAGCGCAGCCGCATCGGCCGCCAGCGCGCCGGCCGCCCCAACCCCAGTGCCCGCCTGGGCGGCGGCGCGGTACTGGGCGCCACCGTGTGGGACCGGCAGCACCACTTCACCGTGCACATCGGCCCGCTGGACCACGCCGGCTTTGCCGCACTGCTGCCGGGCGGCCACGTGCTGCCCGCGGTGGTGGCGCTGGTGCGCCAGTACGTGGGCGACGAATTCGGCTGGACGCTGTGCCTGGCCTTGCAGGCCGAGCAGATCCGCCCCGCCTGCCTGGGCCGCCACGGCCGCCTGGGCTGGGACAGCTGGCTGCGCCAGAGCGACCGCAGCGGCCAGGCCCTGCTGCGGCTGGCCCCCATCGAGGCGCTGCGTGCCCTGCGCAGGCGCCAGCACACCGAGAACCATCGCAACGCCCCGGCTGCGGCCCCCGTGCCGCCGGCAGCGCCCATCCCGCATTCATTGGAGAGGTAG